ATTGTAGACAGTAAAAGATTTTTTGCATTTATAACTTTTGTATTACTTATTTTTTCTTTAGTTTTAACATTAATATTTACTTTTTCAAAAGCTCATAGTAGTTCATACAACCAAGAATATAAAGAATATCATGTCGTTACAGGTGATAGTCTCTGGGATATTTCATTAAGAAATATGCCAGAGGATTACGATGTTAGAGAAATGATTTATAATATAAAGAAGTTAAATAATATGGAAACTAGTGAAATATATCATGGAGATACAATTAAGATACCTATATATAATAATTAAACTGAAGAAATTATTCTTCAGTTTTTTTCTGCTTTCTGTTAGCAAGGGGATTACTCTTAATTGCGCTTCTTAATCTATCATCATCAATATGAGTATATATCTGAGTTGTTGATACTGACTGGTGTCCTAAAATCTCTTGTAAAGCCCTAATATCAACATTACCATATTTATACATAAGTGTTGCAGCTGTATGCCTTAATTTGTGTGTGGAATATATGTTAGTGTCTAATCCAGCTTTATCAAGATATCTATCAATCATGTGTTGTATAGCACGATTACTCATTCTTTGTTTTCTTTTACTAATAAAAAGTGCCTTTTTATCTTCGCTATAAATGGCAGGGCGTACTTGTAAGTATTCTTTTATAGCTTCAATACATGAGTCGTTTAAGAATATGGTTCTTTCTTTATTTCCTTTACCAATAACTGATAGGGTATCATTATCTCTGATTTTGTCCATATCGATGCTAGCTAGCTCAGAAAGTCTAAGGCCACAATTTAAGAATAGCATTATTATAGCATAGTCTCTTTTTCTATATTCTTCATTTTTATTCTCTAATACAGTGTTTAAAAGTAATTCAACTTGATCAAGAGTAAGGTATACTGGATGTCTGTCATCAGTCTTAGGAAATTCAAGTCCTTCAGCAGGATTTTTGTCTAATAAATTTACTCTCAAATAGAGGTATTCAAAGAAAGACCTGATAGAAGCGACCTTACGTGATTTTGCAAAATTTCCATTATCACGGTTTTTGTCAACATATGAAATATAAGCATGCAGATCCTGAATTGTAATTTTCTTAATAAATTCAATATCTACATCAGAGATATCAATTTCAGCAAATTCCAAATCTTTATCAACTAACTTATATCTTAATTTCATATATCTTAAGAAAGTCCTTAAATCAAAATAATATTCTTTAACTGTATTTGGCGAGGTTCCTTTAATAGTTTCCATATAATTTAAGTAATCATCTAATATTAGTGGTATTTCTTTCATTATATCCCTCTTTTTTGATTATTAGTCACAAAATAACTATTTTGTGACTAATAATATTATAATAAAAAATTGGTAAAATGTCCAGTATTTAGAAGCATTAAAACAATTGATAATATAATAGAAAGATTCTTTATTTTATTACACAGGTAGCTTTTTAAACATAAAAACTTCACTTTCATTCAATAAATCCAAACATATCTATTTAATTAGACTTGTAATTAAAACAAGCCCATGAGCAATGCAATTACACTACTCATGGACCAAAGACGTCTTACAAACGATTTTAGAGAGTCAAATTTATTAACATTCTACTAATTATTTTCAATACAGTCTTTTATGCGTTTTATTCCTTCTTTAATGTTTTCCATTGATGTTGCATAAGATAATCTTATATAATTATCATCACCAAATGCTATTCCAGGTACGACTGCAACATTTGCTTTTTCTAAAAGCAAGTTTGCAAAGTCCAAAGAAGTTTTTATTTCGATTCCATGTATAACTTTGCCTTTTAAATCACTAAAATTAACCATAATATAAAAAGCACCTTTAGGTGTTTTACAACTTAATTTTTTTATAGAATTAATCAATTCTGTAATATAGATTCTTCTTTTATTAAATTCTATTCTCATCTCTTCAACACTTGTTTGATCCCCTTCGAGACCAACTACACTTGCATATTGTGCTATTGAAGAAGGATTTGATGTTGTATGACTCTGAATGTTCCCCATTATTTTTATTATTTCTTCAGAAGCAGCTGTATATCCTATTCTCCAACCGGTCATGGAATAGGCCTTAGACATACCATTAATTACAATTGTTAATCTTTTTATTTCATCATTAAATGATGCAATACTAATATGTTTGTAGCCGTCATAAATGAGTTTTTCATATAGTTCATCTGATATGACAATTATATTATTTTCAACAGCCCATTTAGCTATTTCTCTAAGCTCATCTTCTGTGTAAATTGATCCAGTTGGATTACTTGGGGAATTTAGAATGATTGCTTTAGTTTTATTTGTTTTCGCTTTTTCTAGTTCATTTACATTAAATTTAAAATCATTTTCTTCTTTAGTTTGTACATATACAGGTATACCTCCTGCAATATTTACAAGATCAGGGTAACTTACCCAATAAGGTACGCCGATTATAACTTCGTCATCAGGATTTAGAATAGCCATCAAGGCATTATATATAGAATGTTTTCCGCCGTTTGATATAATAATATTATTTGGATGATAATCTAGGTAATTATCCTTTTTTAACTTGTTACATATTGCTTCTTTTAATTCTAAAATACCTGAAGTAGGAGTATACTTTGTTAGTCCATCTCTAATAGCACGAATTCCTTCATCCCGAATATTTTCAGGAGTGTTAAAATCAGGTTCCCCAACACTAAAACTTATGATATCCACGCCCTGTTGCTTTAATGCTTTTGCCTTTGCTGAAATTTCCAATGTGACAGATGGCTCTATTGCTAATCCTTTTTTAGACAAAATTATACTCATATTATACTCCTCCTAAAAATTTGTCTTTTACTTTATAAATATCTTTTAATATATTTTTAATAATGAGTAAAGAATCATCTAATGATTCCTTATTTTGTATTTTAATTACTTTATAATGTTCTATACCTATATCAGTAATTTTATACCTTCTAATAGACCTTTTATTTGGTTCATCCCACCAGCCTTCAATATAACCTTGTTCTTCTAATTCTCTAAGAAGTGGATATATCATACCATAAGAAGGACTCCATTTACCATTAAGTCTTCTACTTATTTCATCTTTAATACGATTTCCATAGTAATTTTTCTCGGTAAGTAAGTGTAATATATATAATTTAACAAATTGAGTTGTACTTAAAGTAGTAGGAAATTGTCTTTGCCTTTCTCCTTTATACATTTAAAACCCTCTCTTTCATTTTCGGGATATCTTCTAAATCCACACAAAAATCTCCTAAAATATCTGAATCTCCATGGTAATCGGATCCTCCAGTTATTATTAATCCATTGGCTTTTGCTATATTTTTATAGATTTCAATTTCCATTCTTGTATGTTTTGAATGTATACATTCTATCCCATCTATACCCTTTTTAATTGCATCATCAATAATTGATTTATCTTTTAATAGACCAGGATGTGCTAAAATACAAATACCTCCAACTGATTGAATTAAATCTATAGTTTCATCTATAGATAGATGATATCTTTCAAAATATGCCGGTTTCCCTCGGTTTAAATATAATTCAAAGGCTTCTTGTATGCTTTTTACATAATTTTTCTCTAAAAGAGCTTTAGCAATATGTGGTCTTCCTATATTATCGGAACTAGAATACGCCAAAACATCTGTAATATCAATAGTAACACCCATTTCATTTAGCTTATACAAAATTTTATTAGCCCTTTCAATTCTAGATGATCTTAGTTTTTGGGTAATATTAAGTAATTCTTTATTGTTATAATCAATAAAGTATCCTAGAATATGAACTTCTTCATTATTAGATATAGTTCCGAATTCAATTCCTGGTATAACATAAAAATTCTTGTATATCTCACCTTGTTTAATAGCAAAATATACTCCATCTACACTATCATGATCTGTTATAGCAATTCCATTTAGACCTTTATCAAAAGCCTTATTAACTACTTCCTCAGGACTAAATTCACCGTCAGAAAATTTTGTATGGACATGTAGGTCAAATAACATTTTAACCCTCCCTTATGCAAAACTTTATTTTAAAGTAGAACCTATACGGAAAGTTCTTTAAAATCAAGAATATTATGGTAGACCATTTGTTATAAAAAAACCTGCCAAAAGGCAGGTTTTTCCTATCTAGGTTCAATAATTAATTTCATAGCAGTTCTTTCTTCCCCATCTACTAATATGTCAGTAAATGCAGGTATACATATTAAATCCATACCGCTAGGAGCAACAAATCCTCTAGCAATTGCCACTGCTTTTATTGCTTGATTTAGAGCCCCTGCACCAATAGCTTGAATTTCAGCAGTTCCACTTTCTCTTATAACCCCTGCTAATGCTCCCGCTACAGAATTTGGAATTGATTTTGATGATACTTTTAATACATCCATTATTATAGCCCCCCTCTATGAACTTTAAACATATTATCATATCAAATATCAAATTATTTATTTTGCATATTCAATAGCTCGAGTTTCTCGAATAACATTTACTTTAATTTGACCTGGATAGTCTAATTCAGATTCAATTTTCTTAACTATATCCCTGGCAGTATGAACTATTTGACTTTCACTTATCTCTTCTGGCTTTACTAATATTCTAATCTCTCTACCAGCTTGTATAGCAAAGGATCTTTCTACTCCTTCAAAAGAATTTGCAATTCCTTCTAACTTTTCTAGACGTCTAATGTAGGATTCAAGACTTTCTCTCCTAGCACCTGGTCTAGCAGCAGAAATAGCATCAGATGCCTGTACAAGCACTGCCTCAACTGTTTGTGGCTCAATATCTCCATGATGTGCAGCAATTCCATGCACAACTTCCTTAGACTCTTTATATTTACGAGCTATATCGGCACCAATTTCAACATGTGGTCCTTCAATTTCATGATCAACAGCTTTACCAAGATCATGTAATAGTCCAGCTCTCATAGCAATCTTAACATCAGCTCCAAGCTCAGAAGCCATAATTCCTGCTAATTGTGAAACTTCAATAGAATGTTTTAGAACATTCTGTCCATAACTAGTTCTATATTTTAATCTACCTAATAGCTTTATTATCTCTGGATGCAATCCATGTACTCCAGTGTCAAAAGCAGCTTTTTCACCCTCTTCACGAATTGTATTTTCAACTTCTTTTTTAGCCTTTTCAACCATTTCTTCAATTCTAGCAGGGTGAATTCTACCATCTACAATTAGCTTTTCTAAAGCTATTCTAGCTACTTCTCTTCTTATAGGGTCAAATCCGGATAATACTACAGCTTCAGGAGTATCATCAATAATCAAATCAATACCGGTTAAGGTTTCTAATGTTCTTATATTTCTACCTTCACGTCCAATAATTCGACCTTTCATTTCATCATTTGGCAATGCCACAACTGTAACTGTAGTTTCAGCAACATGATCAGCTGCGCATCTTTGAATTGCGGTAGTTATTATTTCTCTGGATTTCTTATCCGCTTCTTCTTTAGCTTTTGATTCCATATCCTTAATCATAATTGCAGATTCATGAGATATTTCTTTCCTAATGTCATTTAATAATAGCTCTTTTGCTTCTTCAGATGTCAATCCTGATAATCTTTCAAGTTCTAAGGTTTGTCTCTCATATAATTCATTGATTGATTCTTCTTTTTCATCTAAATACTTGCTCTTTTTTGCTAATTGTTCTTCTTTTTTCTCAATGGATTCAGCTTTTCTATCAAGTGTTTCTTCTTTATGAAGTACTCTTCTTTCAAGTTTCTGAACCTCATTTCTTCGTTCTCTTATTTCTCTTTCAGCTTCTCCTCTAGACTTATGAATTTCTTCTTTAGCTTCAAGTAAAAGCTCTTTTTTTCGTGCTTCTCCATTTTTTTCAGCTTCTTCAGTAATTTTCTTTGCTAACTCTTCAGCATTTTTTATTTTCCCTTCGCCTATATATCTTCGAATGAAATAACCAGCGATAATTCCAATAATTAAGCCAAGAATTATAAAAATCAATTTGTCAATAATTAACACCTCCATTGTATTAAATTTTCAAGTTCCAAAGTGCATTCTCATTCTAATAAAAGTATAAGCAGAGAACACATCTCAGCTTATTTATAATTATTACTCATTGTATGGTTACACACATTAATATTTTATTACTTTTAATGAATTATGTCAAGATAAACAAAGATTCAAGGAGGTTTCGCAAGATATTTGAAATATTTTTATCATTATATTTTATTATGCCTCAATAGGACTACATTCACTTTCTGAGCCAATTAATTGAACTCTATATGCAATGTTGCCAATAGCTGATAAATGTTGATTGTGAGTTACCATTATAATCTGTCTATTAAACATTTCAGAAGTTTGTTTTAGAAATTCACCAACATTATAAATATAATCTTCACTAACATGTTTTGCAGGCTCATCTAGAATTAAAGGTCCTTCAATAGGTGGTTTGTGAATTTGCAAAAAAGCAATTCTTAGTGCTAAGGATACTATATCAACAATACCCCCACCTCTTGATAACTCAGGTTTAGTTTTAATAGTTAATCCATCCGTTTCATTAATTACGTAAAATTCTGCATTAGCTTTATTTCTAAGCTCATTAATCTCTATTTCAAACTCTATATTTGTTTCAAATATATATTGTAAGCATTTGGTTACAATTGTTTCAATTTGTCTTTTAGCTTGTTTTCTAGCAAATTCAGAAGTCTTTTGAAAAACCAAGGTAACCTTATCTAGTAATTCAATTTGCTCTTGTGTTTCAGCAAGTAATACTTCATTTTCTTTTAGTTGCTCCTTTAGTTTATCTCTTTTACCCTCTTCTTTAGCTAAGTATTCCTTTAATCTACTAATTTCATATTCTAATTGTTCAAGTTGACTGTTCATATTATCCCTTCTTTTCGAGTAAATCCTTCGGTAACAATTCATTAGCATCCTTAAATAATTGATTAATCTCTAAGGTCAATTTATTTATCTCATCTTCCAGGTCATTTGGTTCCACACCTAGCTCTTTTAATTCATTAATTATCTCATCTTCTTGTTTTTTTAGTTGCTCTAATCTTGCCTCAGCTCGATATTTTAAAGACTTCGCCTTTTCAAGATTCTCTTTTAATTGAGTTAATTCCTTTTCGTAATCCATACTAACCTCCAATATAATGATCTATTATATGTTCTATTTTACTTTCACTTATATCGCTTAAACAATATGGACATACCTCTATTTTTTTTAATAAATTTTGATATTTATCCAATTGTATTTTAATATTATCATTTATATCATTAAAAGATGTAGTTTCATTATGCAAATCCTTCTTATATATTAAAGATACTTTATAGAGTTTAGATAGTTTGGTTAATAAATTTAACTTTTCATCTAAAACATCTAATTTATAATCAACTTTTTCAACATTTTTAAAATTGATTATATAATTTTCACCCATTATTAAACTTTTCTTAATATTATCATACGTTTCTCTATAATAAGTTAATTTATTTAATTTTTTAAGTATAGTAGGAATTTTATTTAAATCATCTGAGATTTTATCTATATTATTTAATTCAATGAGAGTGTTTTTCTGTTGTAATATTTCATATATATATAGTGCTCTTTTTTTCTGCATTTGTGAAAGTTTTCTATACCTTCCATATATATTTTCTAACTGTGAAACATTATTTTGAGCCAATTCTATATCTTTTAATTTATAAGATATTAATCTATATTCATTAACATCTTTTCTTATTTTGTATAAATTTATATTATATCGACTAAGATATCTATGTTTAAGTAAGTTATTTTCTATATCATTAGCTTTATTTTTTAAATCACCAAGAACTTGCAACTTATTTAATATATTTGTAATTTCTGTTCTCTCATTTTTTATTTCATGTATTAATTTATATGCATTTTTCAATTTTTCAAGTCTAATATTATTTTTAGAAATTTCATTTTTCATAGCGGAAACAATATTAAGTTTTTCTTTCATACTGTCTATAAAATCGTACTTTTTTACTTCTTCGGCTATCCTTAAGTTACTTTCTTCAATGTTCTTTTTTATGATATTTAAACCTCTTGAATCTTTTAAAACGTCTCTTAAAGCATCATCAATGATATTAACACCGACAAGTCTGCCTATAGCACTAGCTCGTGTACTTGATTTTTCAGAAAGTAGGAAGGCTCCATCAAGTTGTTCTCCTAAATTAATAGAATTTGATTCTTCACTATCTAAGTGGATTTTTTTTATTCCTATAGTTTCTACAATTTGTTCAGGTGTATTAGATCCAAATCCCTCAAATTTAGTTTCTTCACCTTTGTTATTTATTAAAATATATTGGTTTTTTGACCTGCTTCTATATCTTTTTAGAATCGTATTATCACTAAATTCTAATGTAACACTACACTCCTTTTCCCCTTCTCTAATAAAATAATCACCTGAAGGTTCATTATACAATACCCATTTAATACCTCTTATTATGGCAGATTTACCTGAATCTGATGATCCTACGATAACATTCAACCTTTCATCAAGGTCTATGGAGGAATGTTTATGGGATTGAAAGTTATTCAAGGTAATTCGTTTTATATATTTCATATAATCACCTATAAACCTTTCATTTGAACTTGAGCAATTCTCTTTAAAGCTTCTTCTTTAACTTCGTTTGGTACTCCTTCTGAAATAGAAACTTCAATAAGAATATCATTAATATCCATTTTATCGAATTCCAGAGTTGAATCTATTGTTTGTTTGAATTCGAATAACCTTTCACTTTTAAACACAGACTTTTCTACTTCTGATCTGTCTAAAACAAGATCACCATCTAAAGCAGATTCAAGTTGTTTGTACTTTATTGATATTTTGTCATCAAGTTCCAAAATAACAACTTGTGGTTTCCTATCAATCTCTCTCAAACTATTTGTAATTCTAACTAAACTACCCGGATTAACAAAGTACTTATTGTCAATTTCAATCGTCTTAAATCCTGCATGATAATGACCAGATAGGGTTATATCAGCTTTAGTATCCTTGATATCATCAACCAAGGTATATGGAATACCCTTGACAAAAGGCTTATCTAATAACATCCCATGTATAACATGAATGGAATAATCTACATTACTATCTACATCTTTTAGGATATACCTTTCTTTATTAACGTCATTATCTAAATCATAAATATAAGGCTGTCCTGTCACTTGAACATTTATTTTCCCATCGGTTAAATAAACTTTATCATTTTCATTTATTACCCTTAAAAAATCTAGTTGACCTAATAATCCAAGTATTGTTCTATTTATAGTTTGTGGATTATGTCCAAAGATGTCATGATTTCCGCTAACAATGTAGAAAGGCACCTTTATATTTTTTAATATTTTTGCAAATCTACTTACAATTGAAATAGATATATCGGGTCTATCAAATAGATCGCCACCATGAATAACATAGTCTATACTATTGATATTAATTATATCAACTATTTCACATAATTTGTTCTCTAAAGTCAGTACAAAATCATCTTTTCTATTTTTAGGATTTGTTCCCCTTATATGTGTATCTGTAAAATATAATATTTTCAAAAATAACACTCCTATACGAAAACCTCCTATTACAAGGAGGTTTCATAATTTATATCTTACTCCTTTGGACTATCATTGGAGTTTGTATCTGTTTCAGGTGACAACTTATATATCTCTCTAACTTTTCTTTCTATTTCAGCTAACATTTCTGGATTTTCTTTAAGGAATTCTTTTGAATTCTCTCTACCTTGTCCTAATTTTTGGTCATTATAGCTATACCATGAACCTGATTTATTAACAACTCCCGCTAATACTCCTACATCTAGTATGCTTCCTATCTTAGAAATTCCTGTACCATACATTATATCAAATTCTGCTTGTTTAAAAGGAGGTGCTACTTTATTCTTTACAACCTTTATTCTTGTTCTATTGCCTATTATTTCATCGCCTTGCTTTATGGAATCTATCCTTCTTATATCCAATCTAATACTTGAATAGAACTTTAGAGCTCTACCTCCAGTTGTAGTTTCAGGATTTCCAAACATTACACCTATTTTTTCTCTCAATTGATTAATAAAGATAATTATAGTATTAGATTTATTTACAGCACCTGCAATTTTACGTAAAGCTTGAGACATAAGTCTAGCTTGAAGTCCCATGTGGCTGTCTCCCATTTCACCTTCAATTTCAGCCTTTGGTACTAAAGCAGCAACAGAGTCTACTATAATTACATCAATTGCACCACTTCTTACCAATGCCTCTGTTATTTCTAAGGCTTGTTCACCAGTATCCGGTTGTGATATGACAAGATTTTCAACATCTACACCTAATCTTTCAGCATAAGCTGGATCTAATGCATGTTCTGCATCTATGAAAGCTGCATTGCCTCCAAGTTTTTGCGCTTCTGCAATAACATGAAGAGCAACGGTAGTTTTACCTGAAGATTCCGGTCCGTAAATCTCAATAATTCTTCCTTTAGGGAATCCACCTATACCTAAAGCTACATCTAAATCCAAAGAACCAGTAGGTATAATATCTAAATTTAATTTTGCACCTTCGCCTAGACGCATTATTGAACCTTTACCAAATTGTTTTTCTATTTGACTTAATGCTAAATCCAGAGCTTTTTTCTTTTCACTATTATCTACCATAATACTCCAGTTAAACTGGGCTCACCCCTTTCAAATTCTCGAACGTTAGTTCCTTATCTTAAATATTACATTAATATAAGAAATAAGTCAATTGTAAATTATAAATTATAAAAATTCTTTAATTTCAAAGAGCGCTTTAAGTGCAGCTCTATTTTGAATTGCTGCTCTATTACCTGAAAATACTTCTTTTATAATCTTATATCTATTACTAGTCATAACGCAAAAATAAACCAATCCAACAGGTTTTTCTTTAGAACCACCATCAGGTCCTGCTATTCCTGTTATTGATAATACTATATCTGATTTAGTTTTTTCCAATAAACCTTTGGCCATTTCATAAGCAGTTTGTTCACTTACTGCACCATATTTCTCCAAAGTATAAGGGCTGACATTTAATTCATTAATTTTTGCATTGTTGCTATAAGTTATAAGACCTCTGTCAAATACTAATGAAGCACCAGGGATTTTAGTAATTTTACTTGAAATAAGGCCTCCAGTACAAGATTCACATAAGGATACTTTCATCTGTTTTTCTCTTAATAGATTAATTAATATTTCTTCTATAGGTATATTGTTATATCCATATATATGACTACCTATTTTTTCTTCTATCATTTGCATTTTATAATTTAGTTTCTCTTCAATTGTTTTTATTTCTGAGCCTTTTGCAATTATTTTAATTTCTACTGTACCATCTTTCGCAAAAGTTGCAATATCAAAATTATCTTCATATATATCCAAAGATTTCAATTCAACTTCTAAAGCTGATTCACCTATGCCTATGGTATTGATTGATTTGATAATTATATTAGTATCTTGCTTTAATATGGGAAGTACATATTTTTCAAACATAGGTATTAATTCCTTTGGTGGTCCAGGTAACATTATAATTTTTTTGCTATTTGAATCAATGTAAATACCAGGAGCAGTACCATTTTCATTCTTAATAAATTCTGAGTTCTTAGGTTTTAATGCTTGCTTTTTGTTATTGTTTGTCATATTACGATGCATACGATTAAATTTTTCAGCGATTTCATTTTCTATTTCAATATCTTTTTCCAGTTCTAAATCTAATGCTTTGGCTATTACCTCTTTTGTCATATCATCTTGAGTTGGTCCTAGGCCACCTGTTGTTAAAATTAAGTCTGCTCTTTGTAAAGCAATATTAATTACCTCAGTTAGTCTTTCTTCATTATCATCAACAGAAGTGTGATAACAAGGTTCAATCCCAAGCTCTATTAACTTACTTGAAAGATATTTAGAATTGGTATTTACAATACTTCCAACCATTATTTCAGTTCCAACAGTAATAATTTCAGCTCTCATTATTTCATCTCCGCATCGTTATATGTCTTTTAGTTTTAAAGTATCTTTATTTTTGTATAAATAATCAACACCTGATAATATAGTAAAAATTAAAGATACATATAACATAATTATATCCACAGGAATATTAGAAGCCTGGAAAGGAAAATTATTTAATAACAATAAAGGT
The DNA window shown above is from Tissierella sp. Yu-01 and carries:
- a CDS encoding competence/damage-inducible protein A, giving the protein MRAEIITVGTEIMVGSIVNTNSKYLSSKLIELGIEPCYHTSVDDNEERLTEVINIALQRADLILTTGGLGPTQDDMTKEVIAKALDLELEKDIEIENEIAEKFNRMHRNMTNNNKKQALKPKNSEFIKNENGTAPGIYIDSNSKKIIMLPGPPKELIPMFEKYVLPILKQDTNIIIKSINTIGIGESALEVELKSLDIYEDNFDIATFAKDGTVEIKIIAKGSEIKTIEEKLNYKMQMIEEKIGSHIYGYNNIPIEEILINLLREKQMKVSLCESCTGGLISSKITKIPGASLVFDRGLITYSNNAKINELNVSPYTLEKYGAVSEQTAYEMAKGLLEKTKSDIVLSITGIAGPDGGSKEKPVGLVYFCVMTSNRYKIIKEVFSGNRAAIQNRAALKALFEIKEFL